A single Peromyscus leucopus breed LL Stock unplaced genomic scaffold, UCI_PerLeu_2.1 scaffold_935, whole genome shotgun sequence DNA region contains:
- the LOC114682195 gene encoding periphilin-1-like, which yields MWSEGWCDYKRLPGKQAQGWYDYKRLPGKQAPPWNHPSDGNHRLINVVPKRPPLGDKRSSLLAKPKEGGYSRYYCHVDYQEWGKGRCFTQDPRRIPPYKRGHYGYRWSRDEYSTSQQPQYRAMRNGFRRKRFYSSHYSRQRSPHKRGAPFLRESPVGGKDSLHSRFGFGLSSRSRMRSFHQSRRRCKERAIQFLKTSRDTVPSSSSSKVLKSPSRLTEKEQADAASKRANENPKQSEENNLAEISEVEMGSKEQLRINQTEEPESNTTAGPELCEDSQLSIRSKAIASKITEIEKVYRQVCETFGMVVERLVEKDRSLEKSIQFAMKQSLHEIGEQHVEELKHFIMEYDNSTPDFGDPF from the coding sequence ATGTGGTCTGAGGGATGGTGTGACTACAAGCGACTTCCAGGAAAACAAGCACAGGGATGGTATGACTACAAGCGACTTCCAGGAAAACAAGCGCCTCCTTGGAACCATCCCAGTGATGGCAACCATAGATTAATTAATGTTGTGCCAAAGAGACCGCCTCTGGGAGACAAGAGATCTTCTCTGCTAGCCAAACCCAAGGAAGGAGGCTACAGTAGATACTACTGTCATGTTGATTACCAAGAGTGGGGCAAGGGCCGCTGTTTTACTCAGGATCCAAGAAGAATCCCACCCTACAAAAGAGGCCATTATGGCTACCGATGGTCAAGAGATGAGTATTCCACAAGCCAACAGCCTCAATACAGGGCCATGAGAAACGGCTTTAGAAGAAAACGTTTCTATTCTTCCCATTATTCAAGACAACGCTCTCCCCATAAACGGGGCGCTCCTTTTTTGAGAGAATCACCTGTGGGCGGGAAGGACTCCCTACATAGCAGATTTGGATTCGGTCTCAGCAGTAGAAGCAGGATGCGCTCCTTCCATCAGTCTCGACGTAGATGTAAAGAGAGAGCCATCCAGTTTTTGAAAACATCAAGAGATACTGTGCCCTCAAGTTCTTCATCCAAGGTGTTAAAAAGCCCCAGCCGGCTGACTGAGAAGGAACAGGCTGATGCTGCAAGCAAGAGGGCTAATGAAAATCCCAAGCAGTCAGAAGAAAATAACTTGGCTGAAATTTCCGAGGTTGAGATGGGATCCAAGGAACAATTACGTATCAACCAGACAGAAGAACCCGAGTCAAACACAACAGCTGGCCCAGAATTGTGTGAAGACAGCCAGCTTAGCATTCGCTCAAAAGCGATCGCATCAAAAATCACTGAGATTGAGAAGGTTTACCGACAAGTCTGTGAAACTTTCGGGATGGTGGTGGAAAGGCTGGTTGAAAAGGATCGTTCATTAGAAAAATCTATACAGTTTGCAATGAAGCAGAGTTTGCATGAAATAGGTGAGCAACATGTTGAAGAACTCAAGCATTTCATTATGGAGTATGATAATTCTACTCCAGATTTTGGAGACCCTTTTTAG